From a single Miscanthus floridulus cultivar M001 chromosome 8, ASM1932011v1, whole genome shotgun sequence genomic region:
- the LOC136477848 gene encoding cytochrome b5-like, translating to MAGGKVYSFEEVRKHSDRKDCWLIIAGKVYDVTPFMEEHPGGDEVLLACVGKDATADFEDIGHTDSAKELMPQYCIGEVDAATIPAKLTYDVVTKDASRSEKATTSGGTWATLLQLALPVLLLALAFALQNYTRAKAE from the exons ATGGCGGGAGGCAAGGTTTACTCGTTTGAGGAGGTGAGGAAGCACAGCGATCGCAAGGATTGCTGGCTCATCATCGCCGGCAAG GTGTACGACGTCACGCCGTTCATGGAGGAGCACCCGGGCGGCGACGAGGTCCTGCTGGCGTGCGTCG GCAAGGACGCCACCGCCGACTTCGAGGACATCGGCCACACCGACTCCGCCAAGGAGCTGATGCCGCAGTACTGCATCGGCGAGGTCGACGCGGCTACCATCCCGGCCAAGCTCACCTACGACGTCGTCACCAAGGACGCCAGCAGGTCCGAGAAGGCCACGACGAGCGGCGGCACTTGGGCCACGCTCCTGCAGCTCGCCCTGCCCGTCTTGCTGCTGGCCCTGGCCTTCGCGCTGCAGAACTACACCAGGGCCAAGGCAGAGTAG